In Thalassococcus sp. S3, the sequence GGTGATCCGTGGCAGCACCGTGATGAAGGGCTATTGGCAAAATCCCGAAGCCACTGCGCGCCGTCTGCGCCCCGGCCCGTTTCCCGGCGAACAGGTGCTCTACACCGGCGATACCTGCCGTCTGGACGAAGACGGGTATCTCTATTTCGTGGGCCGGTCGGATGACATCCTGAAAATCGGCGGTGAGAAGGTCGCCCCCTCCGAAGTCGAAGCCGTTCTTGTCGCTCACCCTGACGTTCGTGAGGTCTGCGTTCTGGGCGAGGATCACCCGGTGCACGGCCAGATCTGCGTGGCCTATGTCGCCGCTACTGTCGATACCGACACGCTGTCCGCCTGGTGCCGTGCGCGCCTCGACCCCCATGCCGTGCCCGCCCGCATCGTCGTGCATGCCGATCTGCCCCGCACCCAGAACGGCAAGATCGACCGCGCCGCGCTGCGCGCCGGGCCCGTTCTTGAACCCGCCGAATGAAACTCCCGAGAGGAAACTGACATGACCACCGAAATCGAAACGAAAGTGATCTCTGCCATTGTCGAGCTTCTCGATATGGATGACGCCAGCGCCGTCACGTCAAAGACCCGGATCGAGGACGATCTGGGCATCGATAGCGGCCTGTTGCTTGAGCTGTTCATGATGCTGGAAGAGCAGGTGCCCGACCTGGAAATCGAGCCTGCGGAATTGCGGCCCGAGCAATTCGCGACCGTCGAAAGCTTCGCCGCCCTGATCCAGTCCTGCACCAAAGAGAAGGTTCCGGCATGACCTGCGTGGACCTTACATGCCCCGACACGGCGCAGGTCTTCCTGTCGCGCATTCATTCCAGTTTTGCGCAGGATGCGCGCCCGGCCTATCGCACCGACACCGGCGATCTGACCTTTGCCGCGCTGCATGATGCCTCGGCTGCCCTGACCGAAAAATTGCGCGCCGTGCCGAACGCACAGGATCGGGCGCCAGTTCTTATCTGGGGTCACAAGGATCTTCGCTATCCGGTGGCGTATTGGGCCTGCCTGCTCAGCGGTCGGGCTCTGGTTCCGGTCGAACCCGAAACCCCGCGCGAACGCATGCGTCAGATCGCCCAGACCTGCGGTGCCTCTACGGTTCTGGTCGCAAGCGGGTCCGAGGATGACATCACCCATGTGACCGCGACGTTCCGGGACAGTGAGCTGACGGTTCTGACCGTTGATACGGAGGCCAGGCCGACCGGTCCGGTGCCCGTTGCCGTTCCCGATCCGCGGGATGTGGCTTACATCATGTTCTCGTCCGGCACGCTGGGCCAGCCGAAGGGTATTCAGGTCACCTATGCCAACCTGATCGACTTTGTCGGCTGGCTTGACAATCTGCTGCCCGAACCGGCGATGCAGGCGGTCAGTGGCAATATTCGCCATTGCTTCGACGTCTCCCTCTTCGAGCTTTGGACCTCGTGGACCCGCAAACTGCCCATCACAGCGTTGGACCACGCAAATTTCGCGGTTTCGACGTTCTATGTGCAGCGCCTGCAGAAAGACGGTGTCGGGCTTTGGGTCTCGACCCCTTCGATCACCCGGCTGCTTTTGAAAAACCATCGTTTCAACGGCGAGTTTCTGACCAATCTGCGCACGTTTGTGTTCTGCGGTGAGCCTTTGACAAAGCCCATCGTGACCGAGCTGTTCAAGCGCTTTCCGGGATGCCGGGTGGTCAACACCTACGGCCCGACGGAGTGCACCGTGGCGGTTACATCCGTCGATATCACGCCTGAACATCTTGAGGCGCATGGCGATCTTCCGATCGGGTATACCCGCGCTGGCACCCGTTTGTTTGCTCGCGACGGCGGCGATACCGGCGAGATCATGATCGCCGGGGACAGTGTCGGCAAAGGATACCTTAACCTTCCCGAAAAACAGTCCCGTGCCTTTCCCGAGCCGCAGCTTTACCGCTCCGGCGACTGGGGCCGTGTCGATGCGGATGGCCTTTGGCATTTCCGTGGTCGTATGGACCGCGAAGTCAAGGTTCAGGGCGTTCGCATCGACCTGAACGATGTCGAGGCGCATATACGTCGTCAGCCGGGTGTCGAGGATGTGGTGGTCGACACCTACATGCTGCGGGGCGAACCCCGTGCCCTGGACGCCTATGTCATCGGGGCCGCAAGCGAGGCGGACCTTGCCCAGATCGCGCGCACGCTCGAGGCGGAATTGCCCAGCTACCTTGTTCCGCGCTTTTGGTACGCGGGCTTCGCCATGATCCTCAACAACAATTCAAAACTCGATCGGTCGCGTCTGGCCGAAGCGTCCAAGGTGGCCGGTTTCCGGTACGTGCACGCCCAGACCCGCGCAACAGCCTGATCCGGACAGGGAGAACACTCATGACTGCAAAACAGGTCCCGGTCTTCGATGCGAATTCCGAGTTTCACGACAATCTCGGCGCGCTCAAGGTCGTTGAATTAGGCAAACGTCGCGTGGGCGACGTGGTCAACATCCAGACCAGCCATGGCTACGGGATGATCCTGTTGTCCAACGTCGAAAGCGTGCGCTACTGGAAAAACACGCCGGGGCATTTCCTTGTGGAAACACCCAAGGACGATTTCGAATCCCAGGCCGACATTACCCGCATTCTGCATGGCGATGCCCTGGACAAACCCGAAAACGCAGCCATGGCCAAGGCCACCCGCACTGCGCTTTCAAAGG encodes:
- a CDS encoding AMP-binding protein, with translation MTCVDLTCPDTAQVFLSRIHSSFAQDARPAYRTDTGDLTFAALHDASAALTEKLRAVPNAQDRAPVLIWGHKDLRYPVAYWACLLSGRALVPVEPETPRERMRQIAQTCGASTVLVASGSEDDITHVTATFRDSELTVLTVDTEARPTGPVPVAVPDPRDVAYIMFSSGTLGQPKGIQVTYANLIDFVGWLDNLLPEPAMQAVSGNIRHCFDVSLFELWTSWTRKLPITALDHANFAVSTFYVQRLQKDGVGLWVSTPSITRLLLKNHRFNGEFLTNLRTFVFCGEPLTKPIVTELFKRFPGCRVVNTYGPTECTVAVTSVDITPEHLEAHGDLPIGYTRAGTRLFARDGGDTGEIMIAGDSVGKGYLNLPEKQSRAFPEPQLYRSGDWGRVDADGLWHFRGRMDREVKVQGVRIDLNDVEAHIRRQPGVEDVVVDTYMLRGEPRALDAYVIGAASEADLAQIARTLEAELPSYLVPRFWYAGFAMILNNNSKLDRSRLAEASKVAGFRYVHAQTRATA
- a CDS encoding phosphopantetheine-binding protein gives rise to the protein MTTEIETKVISAIVELLDMDDASAVTSKTRIEDDLGIDSGLLLELFMMLEEQVPDLEIEPAELRPEQFATVESFAALIQSCTKEKVPA